A region of bacterium DNA encodes the following proteins:
- a CDS encoding MFS transporter: protein MNEHKRVSPEINFAKANIYNFLNGFGGPVWGAFAAYYGPLMALLGFLQASSFYNGVVNALFWLGFILTQVPAAYFSERLRIKKWAMGIIFICSGLFLLVYCMVLMFTGGGNFTLMLVLFIICYAGTTITWGASAPLVFTFLFKIIPQNKLGSWLGIYFMLASIGGLLGGGVVKRILEYGYPVAFEILFACAFGFSIAMAVAVWLVDEPEGELAPRMENFGVYIKHIITIIREDKNLVRFFIGMWIAVGHYIALTFYSTYMTTGEFGIDKAQTGLFVTMNFLGWILASLGPIFVILYPLGLLMKLFGSELKVAPNIFSAGWIADRFGPKHTLIVFQVVAFIGVLLALIAHNIYAFYAVWVFAGFAQICNNIGYSNMTLLSCTIQDKSSYIGLVNFAVFPFAVVVPMIVGALIGRNIMSFTLAFKLSMVLMVITALYFLIFVDNPIEYKKMKESQAS from the coding sequence ATGAACGAACACAAGCGGGTCAGTCCCGAGATCAACTTCGCAAAGGCGAATATCTACAATTTCCTCAACGGATTCGGCGGACCGGTATGGGGAGCCTTTGCCGCCTATTATGGTCCCTTGATGGCGCTGCTCGGATTTCTTCAGGCTTCGTCGTTTTATAACGGTGTGGTGAATGCTCTGTTCTGGCTGGGATTCATCCTCACCCAGGTTCCCGCCGCGTATTTTTCAGAGCGCCTGCGTATTAAAAAGTGGGCGATGGGGATTATTTTTATCTGTTCCGGTTTATTTCTGCTTGTTTACTGCATGGTGCTCATGTTCACCGGCGGTGGAAACTTCACACTCATGCTTGTCCTTTTTATTATATGTTATGCCGGGACGACCATCACATGGGGAGCATCGGCACCGCTCGTTTTCACTTTTCTTTTCAAGATTATCCCCCAGAACAAACTGGGAAGCTGGCTTGGTATCTATTTCATGCTCGCTTCTATCGGCGGTCTCCTCGGCGGTGGTGTTGTCAAGCGAATCCTCGAATACGGATATCCTGTGGCGTTCGAAATTCTCTTCGCCTGTGCGTTCGGTTTTTCAATCGCCATGGCGGTAGCGGTCTGGCTTGTCGATGAGCCGGAGGGCGAACTTGCTCCCCGCATGGAAAATTTCGGGGTGTACATAAAGCATATCATCACCATCATCCGTGAAGATAAAAATCTCGTCCGGTTCTTTATCGGCATGTGGATAGCCGTCGGACACTACATAGCCCTTACCTTCTATTCGACTTACATGACAACCGGCGAATTCGGTATCGACAAGGCACAGACAGGTCTGTTTGTCACCATGAATTTCCTCGGCTGGATACTGGCGAGCCTCGGGCCGATTTTCGTGATTCTATATCCGCTGGGCCTGCTCATGAAGCTTTTCGGCTCGGAGCTCAAGGTCGCTCCCAATATTTTCAGCGCCGGCTGGATTGCCGACCGTTTCGGGCCCAAGCACACGCTCATTGTCTTCCAGGTCGTGGCGTTTATCGGAGTGCTGCTCGCCCTTATCGCCCATAACATCTATGCGTTTTATGCCGTATGGGTTTTTGCCGGATTCGCCCAGATATGCAACAACATCGGGTACTCGAACATGACGCTCCTGAGTTGCACCATACAGGATAAATCGTCCTACATCGGGCTTGTGAATTTTGCGGTATTCCCGTTCGCCGTGGTTGTTCCCATGATCGTGGGGGCTCTCATCGGGCGCAACATCATGTCCTTTACATTGGCGTTCAAGCTGTCAATGGTACTCATGGTCATCACGGCGCTGTACTTCCTGATATTTGTCGATAATCCGATCGAATACAAGAAGATGAAGGAAAGCCAGGCATCATGA
- a CDS encoding RraA family protein, whose translation MTQYRHLDIDPLERVRRYKRFYGGLVFDALWALGIRETMLSPAIHPLRTDMVLAGHALTVKMHSHAEDEEVIRERGNRGWGGGPRQRLVMEAVTPGCVICIDTGPNSLCAQWGEMSCHLAQNKGATGIVLAGNARDTRIILQMNDFPIFTMGTTANARTGWIVNEINEIIYMPGHLKHSVKVYPGDFLFGDTDGVQVIPKEVTDEVMLRCEEILDKEIAQRKEIESGMSVDDMYRKYGNL comes from the coding sequence ATGACACAGTACCGACACCTCGATATTGACCCCTTGGAGCGAGTGAGACGCTACAAGCGGTTTTATGGCGGACTCGTATTCGATGCGCTCTGGGCGCTCGGAATCCGCGAGACCATGCTTTCGCCCGCGATTCATCCGCTTCGCACCGACATGGTGCTTGCCGGTCATGCGCTCACGGTGAAGATGCATTCCCATGCCGAGGACGAAGAGGTTATCCGCGAGCGTGGAAACCGTGGCTGGGGCGGCGGGCCGAGGCAGCGGCTGGTCATGGAGGCGGTCACTCCCGGCTGTGTCATCTGCATCGACACCGGCCCCAATTCCCTCTGCGCCCAGTGGGGAGAGATGAGCTGTCACCTCGCACAGAACAAGGGCGCGACCGGGATTGTTCTGGCGGGAAACGCCCGCGATACCCGCATCATCCTCCAGATGAACGACTTTCCAATATTCACCATGGGAACTACCGCAAACGCCCGTACGGGCTGGATTGTCAACGAAATAAACGAAATCATTTACATGCCCGGCCATCTCAAGCATTCGGTGAAGGTATATCCGGGTGATTTCCTTTTCGGCGATACGGACGGTGTACAGGTGATACCGAAGGAAGTGACGGACGAGGTCATGCTCCGCTGCGAGGAGATACTCGACAAGGAAATAGCACAGCGCAAGGAGATAGAGAGCGGAATGTCGGTGGACGATATGTACCGGAAATACGGGAATCTGTGA
- a CDS encoding cupin domain-containing protein, giving the protein MKSLSLACVLFLFAAFTSLAAPPERDLSRWIKSWETSPTTSSHGNIVERAILTPGDPLNPPAQGAVLKYLSRLSRGELNGMVSTKPVKHDGENEMIYIMSGKGRIEGGGKKLPLRQGDAILIPPSLEHVITNETEEPLLMVIAAEPVPKNFKARTDILVRNLLEGNASPGAHWNHVGYGSIGRSDGLYQEEGFALVGVDGMNIAEPHPHVEGTEEIWFLVSGDAYLQLGIRLFHQPAGTAFMTPPDGQTPHATINTSDRLALFLFLARWHEPQ; this is encoded by the coding sequence ATGAAGTCCTTATCGTTAGCATGTGTCCTGTTCCTGTTCGCCGCTTTTACTTCGCTTGCCGCCCCACCCGAACGTGACCTGTCCCGCTGGATAAAAAGCTGGGAGACATCACCTACCACCTCATCGCACGGAAACATCGTGGAACGCGCAATTCTCACTCCGGGAGACCCCCTGAATCCTCCCGCCCAGGGTGCTGTGCTGAAATATCTCTCACGGTTGTCGCGCGGGGAGCTGAACGGCATGGTTTCAACGAAGCCGGTCAAGCATGACGGTGAAAACGAGATGATTTACATCATGTCCGGAAAAGGACGGATCGAAGGGGGAGGGAAAAAGTTACCCCTGAGACAGGGTGATGCGATTCTCATTCCACCATCGCTTGAACACGTCATCACCAACGAGACCGAGGAGCCGCTCCTCATGGTGATTGCAGCCGAACCGGTTCCGAAGAATTTCAAGGCCCGCACCGACATCCTCGTCCGCAACCTGCTTGAAGGAAACGCTTCTCCCGGCGCGCACTGGAACCATGTCGGTTACGGCAGTATCGGCCGGAGCGACGGGCTCTATCAGGAAGAGGGTTTCGCGCTGGTCGGAGTGGACGGTATGAATATTGCCGAACCGCATCCGCACGTTGAGGGTACTGAGGAAATCTGGTTCCTGGTTTCCGGCGACGCGTACCTGCAGCTCGGTATACGGCTCTTTCATCAGCCGGCGGGAACGGCGTTCATGACCCCGCCGGACGGGCAGACTCCTCATGCAACCATCAATACATCGGACCGGCTTGCGTTGTTCCTGTTTCTGGCGCGCTGGCATGAACCGCAATAA
- a CDS encoding Gfo/Idh/MocA family oxidoreductase: MNFSQQSRRSFLKSASVVTAAAAFGSFIPSTALGANDRVRFGVIGNGGMGRGHLTNLTKNSADWNIEVPAVCDVYRRRLVMAQKICEDKGYKAEGYLDYRKVLERKDIDAVLIATPDHWHSKIAIDAMDAGKHVYVEKPMTLTAEQAIEVRNAVKKYNKVLQVGPQYTSQDQFWSAQKAIRENRLGKVTWAHGSFNRNIRGCGFNTWFKIDETAGPKMEGEDFVDWDMWLGWQWGLAPRIPWNPEHFFRFRKYFQYNGGVATDLLYHVLAPLLLAIAGENGEYPRRVNANGGLYIEKDGRDIPDVFMMAVDYPSEFTVYLESVLTNDTSLPTKIYGRYGTMEVPIAAQGNDVMTGNGDFVKEFRDMNNGYDKVELHAENTGGNHEAMEKNFIDVIRQGGKLFCNVDLGCATMVAIKMGVESYRQSKTMVWDAKNEKVVVS; the protein is encoded by the coding sequence ATGAATTTCAGTCAACAATCCCGCCGGTCGTTTTTAAAATCCGCATCGGTTGTGACCGCAGCCGCAGCGTTCGGAAGCTTTATCCCCTCGACAGCGCTCGGCGCCAACGACCGTGTCCGGTTCGGCGTTATCGGAAACGGCGGCATGGGAAGAGGCCATCTGACCAACCTGACGAAGAACAGCGCCGACTGGAACATCGAGGTACCCGCGGTGTGCGATGTGTATCGCCGGAGGCTCGTTATGGCGCAGAAAATCTGCGAGGACAAGGGTTACAAGGCGGAAGGATATCTCGATTACCGCAAAGTGCTCGAGCGGAAGGACATCGACGCCGTTCTCATCGCGACACCCGACCACTGGCATTCGAAGATAGCGATAGACGCTATGGATGCGGGAAAGCATGTCTATGTGGAAAAACCCATGACCCTGACAGCCGAACAGGCCATCGAGGTCCGCAACGCGGTGAAAAAATACAACAAGGTACTCCAGGTGGGACCGCAATATACCTCCCAGGACCAGTTCTGGAGCGCGCAGAAGGCGATACGTGAAAACCGCCTCGGTAAGGTTACCTGGGCGCACGGCAGTTTCAACCGAAACATCCGCGGCTGCGGATTCAACACCTGGTTCAAGATCGACGAGACCGCGGGGCCCAAAATGGAAGGCGAGGATTTCGTCGACTGGGATATGTGGCTTGGCTGGCAGTGGGGGCTTGCTCCGAGAATTCCCTGGAATCCGGAGCACTTCTTCCGTTTCCGCAAATATTTCCAGTATAACGGCGGTGTGGCGACCGACCTTCTCTACCATGTTCTCGCGCCGCTGCTTCTCGCCATCGCGGGCGAAAACGGCGAATATCCCCGCCGTGTCAACGCGAACGGCGGCCTTTACATCGAAAAGGACGGCAGGGATATACCCGATGTATTCATGATGGCGGTGGATTACCCGAGCGAGTTCACCGTATACCTCGAAAGCGTGCTCACCAATGACACCTCGCTCCCGACCAAAATCTACGGGCGGTACGGCACCATGGAAGTTCCCATCGCGGCGCAGGGTAACGATGTCATGACCGGCAACGGGGATTTCGTCAAGGAATTCAGGGACATGAACAACGGCTACGACAAGGTGGAGCTCCACGCCGAGAACACCGGCGGCAACCACGAGGCGATGGAGAAGAACTTCATCGATGTCATCCGTCAGGGCGGAAAGCTCTTCTGCAATGTCGATCTCGGCTGCGCCACCATGGTGGCCATCAAGATGGGCGTCGAATCCTACCGTCAGAGCAAAACCATGGTGTGGGACGCGAAGAACGAGAAGGTAGTGGTGTCGTAG
- a CDS encoding Gfo/Idh/MocA family oxidoreductase: protein MESKKPSRRTFIKTGAAVTGALSLGGMTPSTVLGANDRVTFGVIGVGGMGSGHLRSLVDHGEERNTKVLAVCDVYQRRLNKAKAVCNGDAYLDYRKLLERKDIDAVLIATPDHWHSKISIEALEAGKHVYCEKPMTLTAEQAIEVRNAVRRYNKKFQVGPQRTSEDQYWNAQKAIKDNRVGKVTWAQGSYNRNVRGCAFNVWFKIDETAGPKMPGDDYIDWDMWLGWQWGLAPKIPWNPEHFFRFRKYFQYNGGVATDLLYHFLAPLLLAIVGENGEFPTRVNGGGGLYLLKDGRDIPDVFLMTVDYPSEFTVLLGSVLNNDTQMPTRIYGQYGTIEMTGNADMSANGDFKKEFRDKNEGYDEVSLHSESITSGSPTDMEGNLIDAIRKDTKLFCNVDLGCSTMVAIKMGEESYRQNKTMLWDAKNEKVVTG, encoded by the coding sequence ATGGAATCGAAAAAACCCTCGCGCCGTACATTCATCAAAACCGGGGCCGCCGTAACCGGTGCGTTGTCCCTCGGAGGTATGACACCGTCCACGGTGCTCGGGGCGAACGACCGTGTCACATTCGGCGTTATCGGTGTGGGCGGCATGGGTTCCGGTCATCTGCGGAGCCTCGTCGACCACGGCGAGGAGAGGAACACCAAGGTGCTTGCGGTATGCGATGTCTACCAGCGCAGGCTCAACAAGGCAAAGGCTGTGTGCAACGGCGATGCATATCTCGACTATCGCAAACTTCTCGAACGTAAGGACATCGATGCGGTGCTCATCGCCACACCCGATCACTGGCATTCGAAGATATCGATCGAAGCGCTCGAAGCGGGCAAGCATGTCTATTGCGAAAAACCGATGACACTGACAGCGGAGCAGGCTATCGAAGTCCGTAACGCGGTCAGACGGTATAACAAGAAATTCCAGGTCGGTCCCCAGCGCACTTCGGAGGATCAGTACTGGAACGCCCAGAAAGCGATCAAGGATAACAGGGTGGGTAAAGTGACCTGGGCACAGGGAAGCTATAACCGTAACGTCCGCGGCTGCGCCTTCAATGTTTGGTTCAAGATCGATGAAACCGCAGGCCCCAAAATGCCCGGCGATGACTACATCGACTGGGATATGTGGCTCGGCTGGCAGTGGGGGCTTGCACCGAAAATCCCCTGGAATCCCGAACATTTCTTCCGGTTCCGCAAGTACTTCCAGTATAACGGCGGAGTGGCGACCGATCTGCTCTATCATTTCCTTGCACCGCTTCTCCTCGCGATTGTCGGCGAAAACGGCGAGTTTCCCACACGGGTCAATGGCGGCGGCGGTCTCTACCTTTTGAAGGACGGCCGTGATATCCCCGATGTATTCCTGATGACTGTCGACTACCCGAGCGAATTCACCGTTCTTCTGGGAAGCGTGCTCAATAATGATACGCAGATGCCGACCCGTATTTACGGGCAGTACGGCACCATCGAAATGACCGGGAACGCCGATATGAGCGCCAACGGTGATTTCAAAAAGGAGTTCAGGGATAAAAACGAGGGATACGATGAGGTTTCGCTCCATTCCGAATCCATTACGAGCGGTTCCCCGACCGACATGGAAGGCAATCTGATCGATGCCATCCGTAAGGATACTAAATTGTTCTGCAATGTCGATCTCGGCTGCTCCACAATGGTAGCGATCAAGATGGGTGAGGAATCGTACCGTCAGAATAAAACCATGCTCTGGGACGCGAAAAACGAAAAGGTCGTAACAGGCTGA
- a CDS encoding PAS domain S-box protein: MKKNGKTKQQLSEEIEYLRRRIIELETGKIHTESTGQPLPEGRKLSGDSQDGVRTHPGDHKDIHAGITLDSACNGIPEGEGISGLREIIARPQEFHKKNRNPDTSRGIESPQYYSPYSLNSENEGLKWFLPDGVVTERDNNGNPVRVRGIMDISKLSEAEEVLRESEEQYRILFETSLDPIGITTQGTTVRDVNQAWLDLFGYTREDVREMNLGCLYLRDKDRQKYLDEIDRNGKVRDYEIKLLRKDGMVLDCLVSTTLRSAANGDGKIYQTIIRDITERKRLLDRLSVLNDCFLKFGTDPLDNINQLVETCGRLLGAECAFYHRIYDRNLCAWNSWHTPPELENIKKPLGHVLHDAIMNSERGLFVIRDVPESEYHFDDPELKKFGFKTYIARILKIGNGQIGALCVLYKKDYKPTNDDEWLMGVIASAIVAEEKRKLAEDALRKSEERLRQVIDLVPHYIFARDTKGKIVLANKAFSQVFGKSVEQVTGSHYYNLSPDNNGGEEMFKTDQETIRSGKPKYYPIQSITFPDGAVHILQTTKIPFTIADSGEPAILFISADITEQKKAEEALRTSEAHYRELIESINDVIFVIDTTGILTYINMLVEPVFGYLPSEVIGQHYTRFFLKEDLQKACRFFRKNLLGQHDTEEFRILDKSGKPRYIRASARILKNNKGTIIGLRGLMIDITERKKIEKKIRKSGYLDSSIFDIPLNPFTVTTHEGKILDISQSCLDLFGYTRQEIMNIDLKKTYVNPDDSKKLLHMLKMNGYVKDFPVNFRKKDGSVISCLLTANMLYINGDSLLGYLSFIREVPARKSFLI; encoded by the coding sequence ATGAAAAAAAATGGTAAAACAAAACAGCAGCTCTCAGAGGAAATTGAATATCTGCGGCGCAGAATTATAGAACTCGAAACCGGAAAAATCCACACTGAAAGCACCGGTCAACCGCTTCCGGAAGGCAGGAAGCTTTCCGGTGACTCCCAGGATGGCGTTCGAACACATCCGGGTGACCATAAAGATATTCATGCCGGAATCACGCTTGATTCTGCCTGTAATGGCATCCCCGAAGGCGAAGGGATTTCCGGATTACGGGAAATCATTGCCCGCCCTCAGGAATTCCATAAAAAAAACAGAAATCCTGATACATCACGCGGTATTGAATCCCCTCAATATTATTCTCCGTACAGCCTGAATTCAGAGAACGAAGGATTGAAATGGTTTCTCCCTGATGGTGTAGTTACGGAGCGCGATAATAACGGTAATCCCGTCCGTGTCAGGGGCATCATGGATATTTCGAAGCTCTCGGAAGCCGAAGAAGTACTCCGTGAGAGCGAGGAACAATACCGGATTTTATTTGAAACGTCTCTTGATCCGATCGGTATTACAACACAGGGAACAACCGTACGCGATGTTAATCAGGCATGGCTCGATCTTTTTGGATATACACGGGAAGATGTCAGAGAGATGAATCTGGGCTGTTTATATCTCCGCGACAAAGACCGTCAGAAATATCTTGATGAAATTGACAGAAATGGGAAAGTCCGTGATTATGAAATCAAACTCCTGCGAAAAGACGGCATGGTGCTGGACTGTCTTGTTTCGACGACTTTACGCTCTGCGGCCAATGGAGACGGGAAAATATACCAGACCATAATTCGTGATATCACCGAAAGGAAACGGCTCCTCGATCGTCTTTCCGTTCTCAACGACTGCTTTCTGAAATTCGGGACCGATCCTCTTGATAATATAAATCAGCTCGTGGAGACATGCGGGAGGCTGCTAGGTGCCGAATGCGCTTTTTATCATCGCATTTACGATCGGAATCTGTGTGCATGGAACTCATGGCATACTCCTCCCGAGCTGGAAAATATCAAAAAACCGCTTGGTCACGTGCTCCATGACGCTATCATGAATTCTGAACGCGGTCTCTTTGTCATCCGGGATGTACCGGAATCGGAATATCATTTCGATGACCCTGAGCTGAAGAAGTTCGGGTTTAAAACTTATATTGCCAGGATTCTGAAAATCGGGAATGGCCAGATAGGGGCTCTCTGCGTTTTATATAAAAAAGATTATAAGCCCACGAATGATGACGAATGGTTGATGGGAGTCATCGCTTCGGCAATTGTTGCCGAAGAGAAACGAAAACTGGCGGAGGATGCCCTCCGTAAAAGTGAAGAACGTCTGCGTCAGGTTATCGATCTTGTTCCCCACTATATATTCGCGCGGGACACAAAAGGTAAAATTGTCCTTGCAAACAAGGCTTTCTCGCAAGTGTTCGGAAAAAGCGTCGAACAGGTGACAGGTTCTCATTATTATAATTTGTCCCCTGATAATAATGGTGGAGAAGAAATGTTCAAAACCGACCAGGAAACCATTCGGAGTGGCAAACCGAAATACTATCCCATTCAATCGATTACCTTTCCCGATGGCGCAGTTCATATCCTTCAAACGACAAAAATTCCGTTTACTATCGCTGACTCCGGTGAACCGGCAATACTCTTCATTTCAGCGGATATAACAGAACAAAAAAAGGCGGAAGAAGCGCTCCGGACATCAGAAGCTCACTATCGAGAGCTGATCGAGAGCATTAATGATGTTATTTTTGTCATCGATACAACCGGGATATTAACCTATATAAACATGCTTGTTGAGCCGGTCTTTGGATATTTGCCTTCCGAGGTAATCGGCCAGCATTATACCCGTTTTTTCCTGAAGGAAGACCTCCAGAAGGCATGCAGGTTTTTCCGGAAAAATCTTCTCGGCCAGCATGACACTGAAGAATTCAGAATTCTCGATAAATCCGGAAAACCCAGGTATATCCGTGCTTCAGCCAGAATATTGAAAAATAATAAAGGGACAATCATAGGATTACGAGGTCTTATGATTGATATCACCGAACGAAAAAAAATTGAAAAGAAAATAAGGAAAAGCGGATATCTGGATTCCAGTATATTTGATATACCGTTAAATCCTTTTACGGTAACCACCCATGAAGGCAAAATATTGGATATAAGCCAGTCATGTCTTGACCTTTTCGGCTATACCCGACAGGAGATAATGAACATCGATCTGAAAAAAACATATGTCAATCCCGATGACTCTAAAAAGTTATTGCATATGCTGAAAATGAACGGATATGTGAAGGATTTTCCGGTAAATTTCCGTAAAAAAGACGGCTCTGTCATCTCCTGTCTTCTGACCGCAAATATGCTGTATATCAACGGAGACTCGCTCCTGGGATACCTTTCATTTATCCGTGAAGTCCCCGCCCGGAAATCATTCCTTATATAA
- a CDS encoding VCBS repeat-containing protein, producing the protein MCKKRSCSSLILSFTAFTMLLVFPFTASPENRTVIRHHGFEDFSKGTFGDSGANIYVSKAGGIQLINRWDLNNDGFLDLLINQDHNSFETVDAFIYHGTKNGFHSLFPSAWKQLPAYKLFTKVNETKQYMDFLPTFGGGPCKVGDFNHDGYTDIVFVNIIHNYTYNTSAYLYLGSPEGFSVVHRQEIPTYYAQDVEAADLNRDGYPDLVFANYGYEWGKQRGYRHHLESYVYWGSPELYSKDRRISLPTVSATSCTAGDFDGDGWTDLAFANADPQPGVYVYLNKNGSFSADNRLEIQGDRPLVVRSGDVNADGIDDLMVCSSGKGIDLYPGCSPFRLEKAYTVPAQRVRDIKVKDVNRDGNVDLICASSITVSDTLMFGHSENSYAVSSSASQVTPTVSEIFWGSKKGFSPDRCLLLPSNYPQAVDVADLNGDSYDDIVFANFGFGNNNDVPSFIYWGSEDGYDPSCRTHIQGFGADGVASADFDRDGMTDVLLMNQISQTSPVPSVVYWGNPAHYYSEAASTFIPCNDPYYSKVADLNDDGYVDIVFGGFLSIAWGSASGFREHTDFNFHTLGVTVQDFNRDGFLDIGVNAYENGAKGYIIWGSPQGYSLDKKTLVTDKNTANPWGVTTADLNRDGCLDIVYASGDNPKRSTEIVWGTPQGYENTTSTFLNTNRVESPAIADLDGNGWLDLIFPGGVNLDTLDYHSPSLIYWGSATGYSEDRRSELEAYASFEVSVDDLNRDGFLDIVASNYQAESTRHVPIYIYWGNAQHTYGNQNRTELPGQSSAGIELLDLNSDDFPDIIVTNHIEHGDHSIESYIYWGSPDGYSVGRRTSLPTIGPHFLKNIDKGNIYNRSPFFDYISPPIILPDKVKRVTVEWTGETPHNTDIRFEYRSAADEAGLAKAKWLTVTSGKPFSPGRGAQFIQYRAVFISPDGGSSPVLKEVVLTCE; encoded by the coding sequence ATGTGTAAAAAAAGATCCTGCAGCTCCTTGATACTGTCTTTTACAGCGTTTACAATGCTGCTTGTTTTTCCATTTACCGCATCACCGGAAAACAGAACGGTTATACGGCATCATGGTTTCGAAGACTTCAGTAAGGGCACTTTCGGAGACAGTGGCGCGAATATCTATGTGTCTAAAGCAGGCGGGATTCAACTGATCAACCGATGGGATTTAAACAATGACGGCTTTCTCGATCTGCTCATCAACCAGGATCATAATTCATTTGAAACAGTCGATGCATTCATTTATCATGGCACAAAGAACGGCTTCCATTCCCTTTTCCCGTCCGCATGGAAACAACTTCCCGCCTACAAACTTTTCACCAAGGTCAACGAAACGAAGCAATACATGGATTTTTTACCGACATTCGGAGGCGGGCCATGCAAAGTCGGGGATTTCAATCATGACGGCTATACTGACATCGTGTTTGTCAATATCATCCATAATTATACCTATAACACGTCAGCTTATCTTTACCTGGGCAGCCCGGAAGGTTTTTCCGTTGTACACCGTCAGGAGATTCCCACGTATTATGCCCAGGATGTTGAAGCTGCCGACCTGAATCGCGACGGATATCCTGATCTCGTTTTTGCCAATTATGGCTATGAATGGGGGAAACAGCGGGGATACCGTCATCATCTCGAGTCGTACGTTTACTGGGGCAGCCCCGAGCTGTATTCGAAAGATCGCCGTATCTCACTGCCCACGGTGAGTGCAACGAGCTGCACTGCGGGGGATTTCGACGGCGACGGATGGACCGACCTTGCATTTGCCAATGCCGATCCGCAGCCCGGTGTGTATGTTTATTTGAACAAAAACGGCAGTTTTTCCGCCGATAATCGTCTGGAAATTCAGGGAGACAGACCTTTGGTGGTCCGTTCCGGAGATGTGAACGCAGACGGCATCGATGATCTTATGGTCTGTTCGTCCGGAAAGGGGATCGATCTTTATCCCGGGTGTTCCCCGTTCCGCCTGGAAAAAGCTTATACTGTTCCGGCGCAGCGTGTCCGTGATATCAAGGTGAAGGATGTGAACCGTGACGGGAATGTTGATCTCATCTGTGCAAGCAGCATAACCGTATCGGATACCCTCATGTTCGGGCACAGCGAAAACAGCTATGCGGTTTCATCTTCCGCCTCTCAGGTCACTCCGACCGTATCCGAGATATTCTGGGGTTCGAAGAAAGGCTTTTCCCCTGACCGGTGCCTCCTGCTGCCCTCGAACTATCCACAGGCGGTGGATGTCGCCGATCTCAACGGCGACTCGTACGACGATATTGTTTTTGCCAATTTCGGCTTTGGGAACAATAATGATGTTCCTTCCTTCATATACTGGGGATCGGAGGATGGTTACGATCCTTCCTGCCGCACTCATATTCAGGGTTTCGGCGCCGATGGAGTGGCATCCGCCGATTTTGACCGTGACGGTATGACAGATGTTCTTCTCATGAATCAGATCAGCCAGACCAGCCCCGTACCCTCAGTTGTATACTGGGGGAATCCCGCTCATTACTATTCCGAGGCTGCCTCCACGTTTATCCCCTGTAACGATCCCTATTATTCGAAGGTGGCCGATCTCAACGATGACGGATACGTCGACATCGTATTCGGCGGATTTCTCTCGATCGCGTGGGGCAGCGCGTCGGGTTTCCGAGAACATACCGATTTTAATTTCCATACGCTCGGTGTGACAGTGCAGGATTTCAACAGGGACGGATTTCTCGACATCGGAGTCAACGCATACGAGAACGGCGCGAAAGGGTATATTATATGGGGATCACCGCAGGGATACTCTCTCGACAAAAAGACCCTCGTAACGGATAAAAACACCGCGAATCCCTGGGGCGTAACCACTGCCGATCTCAACAGGGACGGCTGCCTGGATATTGTGTATGCATCGGGAGACAACCCAAAACGTTCTACGGAGATCGTATGGGGCACCCCGCAAGGTTATGAAAATACGACATCAACGTTTCTGAATACCAACAGGGTGGAAAGCCCGGCTATTGCCGACCTTGACGGGAACGGCTGGCTCGATCTGATATTCCCGGGCGGAGTCAATCTCGATACCCTCGATTATCACAGCCCGAGCCTCATATACTGGGGCAGCGCGACAGGGTATTCCGAAGACCGGAGAAGCGAGCTGGAAGCCTATGCATCGTTCGAAGTCAGCGTTGACGATCTCAACCGTGACGGTTTCCTCGACATCGTTGCCAGCAATTATCAGGCGGAATCGACGAGACATGTGCCCATCTATATCTACTGGGGAAATGCTCAACACACCTACGGTAACCAGAACAGGACTGAGCTCCCGGGGCAGTCTTCGGCCGGTATCGAGCTGCTCGATCTCAATTCCGACGATTTTCCTGATATTATTGTGACCAATCATATTGAGCACGGCGATCACAGCATCGAATCGTATATTTACTGGGGAAGTCCCGATGGTTATTCGGTCGGACGCAGAACCTCGCTTCCGACAATCGGTCCCCATTTTCTTAAAAATATCGATAAGGGCAACATATATAACCGCAGTCCTTTTTTCGATTATATCTCTCCCCCGATAATCCTTCCCGACAAGGTGAAACGGGTAACGGTGGAGTGGACAGGGGAAACACCCCATAATACGGATATCCGTTTCGAATACCGTAGCGCTGCAGACGAAGCGGGGCTCGCAAAGGCCAAATGGTTGACCGTTACGTCCGGCAAACCCTTTTCTCCGGGACGGGGGGCACAGTTCATTCAATACAGGGCAGTATTCATATCGCCTGATGGTGGCAGCAGTCCGGTTCTGAAGGAAGTGGTATTGACATGTGAGTGA